A stretch of the Alosa alosa isolate M-15738 ecotype Scorff River chromosome 16, AALO_Geno_1.1, whole genome shotgun sequence genome encodes the following:
- the map6b gene encoding microtubule-associated protein 6 homolog, whose translation MAWPCITRACCINRFWSELDKADIAVPLVFTKYSDVAEVQHVHPQRQPRDRSVAIETQAPVGEQESAPKSAALGDEGSSSSVMRQDFKAWKVVRPERSCKPRNQYHPSEAPFNNESQYQKDYKPWPIPKKGDHPWIPKASPTKSASDSAVPSAKEKAVVEVDTGVEKCEIEEKQQEKEKPKEKEKKVVKKETEAEKSSKQEPEEKAPEGKAPEGKGRAAADALNRQIKQDGSSYRTEFKAYTDVKPVRPIRAKSQYKMATTEKASLETSYSATFRGEQGVPQDNKQLDRRRIRSLYNEPRKDSAKVEKSGTQQSKPKKSTTSTSHSKQVRKAKDKQKDKDKDKEKEKEKGKDGIQTTKKKSSVTSLQSDPVTAPTTTTTTPTAATVSKQSKEMINRLANEGKE comes from the exons ATGGCATGGCCCTGTATCACAAGGGCTTGCTGCATTAACCGCTTCTGGAGTGAGTTAGATAAAGCAGACATTGCGGTGCCTTTGGTCTTTACGAAATACTCCGATGTGGCCGAAGTGCAGCATGTGCACCCGCAGCGGCAACCTCGAGACCGGTCAGTCGCCATAGAGACGCAGGCTCCCGTTGGCGAGCAGGAGTCAGCACCGAAGAGTGCCGCATTGGGTGATGAAGGCTCGAGCTCGTCCGTGATGCGTCAGGACTTTAAGGCTTGGAAGGTGGTGCGCCCGGAGCGAAGCTGCAAGCCCCGCAACCAGTACCACCCTTCAGAGGCCCCTTTCAACAACGAATCTCAGTACCAAAAGGATTACAAGCCATGGCCCATCCCCAAGAAGGGCGACCACCCCTGGATCCCCAAAGCTAGCCCTACGAAGTCCGCCTCAGACAGCGCAGTGCCCTCTGCTAAAGAGAAGGCTGTAGTGGAGGTGGACACAGGCGTGGAGAAATGCGAGATTGAGGAGAAAcagcaggagaaggagaaacccaaggagaaggagaagaaagtggtgaagaaggagacagaggcagagaagaGTAGTAAGCAGGAGCCAGAGGAAAAGGCTCCAGAGGGGAAAGCACCTGAGGGGAAAGGCAGGGCTGCTGCAGATGCACTCAACAGACAGATCAAACAGGACGGAAGCTCCTACAG GACGGAGTTCAAGGCCTACACTGATGTGAAGCCGGTGAGGCCCATCCGAGCCAAGTCCCAGTACAAGATGGCCACCACGGAGAAGGCCAGCCTGGAGACCAGCTACAGCGCCACCTTCAGGGGGGAGCAGGGAGTGCCGCAGGACAACAAGCAGCTGGACCGCCGCCGGATACGCAGCCTCTACAATGAGCCCAGGAAGGACTCCGCCAAG GTGGAGAAGTCCGGCACCCAGCAGTCCAAACCCAAAAAGAGCACCACATCCACCAGCCACAGCAAACAGGTGAGAAAGGCCAAAGACAAGCAGAAGGACAAGGATAAAgacaaggagaaggagaaggagaagggcaAGGATGGGATCCAGACGACCAAGAAGAAGAGCTCTGTGACCAGCCTCCAGTCCGACCCCGTcactgcccccaccaccaccaccaccacccccaccgcTGCCACGGTCAGCAAACAGAGCAAAGAGATGATCAACAGACTGGCCAACGAGGGCAAGGAGTGA